One part of the Huiozyma naganishii CBS 8797 chromosome 13, complete genome genome encodes these proteins:
- the KNAG0M02010 gene encoding uncharacterized protein, which translates to MRFTNIIQGLLVLSGLQAVQGKWYRLKQHMRDSYQEVVSNMLDNLAPYSTGEFRDEVANITAQSSEVLKTYGDFVFPLPIVEGILANKMKLLEAHPENVTTILNNIQDGLQFAIETTPDFYLEKVKDYIKGKLKLSEILPSDYFESGELEEIGSPMEFLTLARTPRHPRLESFLRGLIAVMALLGGAMALCGSLGKYQCKMILMVTALTILVWSLHLRREFGV; encoded by the coding sequence ATGAGATTCACTAATATAATTCAAGGTCTACTTGTCCTGTCTGGACTACAAGCGGTTCAAGGCAAATGGTACAGGCTAAAGCAGCACATGAGAGACTCCTACCAAGAAGTTGTCTCTAATATGCTGGATAATTTGGCACCTTATTCGACTGGTGAATTTAGGGATGAGGTTGCCAACATCACAGCACAAAGTTCCGAGGTTCTGAAAACTTATGGAGACTTTGTGTTTCCCCTCCCAATTGTGGAGGGAATCCTGGCCAACAAGATGAAACTATTAGAGGCCCATCCTGAGAATGTTACAACAATCTTGAATAACATCCAAGATGGGCTTCAGTTTGCCATCGAAACAACTCCAGACTTTTACCTGGAGAAAGTTAAAGACTACATAAAGGGTAAATTAAAACTAAGTGAAATTTTACCCTCAGactactttgaaagtggagagTTAGAAGAAATTGGCTCTCCGATGGAGTTTTTAACATTGGCAAGGACGCCAAGGCACCCGAGACTGGAATCGTTTCTCAGGGGACTCATAGCAGTGATGGCCCTGTTAGGCGGGGCAATGGCGCTGTGCGGGTCACTGGGGAAATACCAGTGCAAGATGATTTTAATGGTCACGGCATTGACAATTCTAGTTTGGTCTTTACACCTTCGCAGAGAGTTTGGTGTGTAG
- the APJ1 gene encoding Apj1p (similar to Saccharomyces cerevisiae APJ1 (YNL077W); ancestral locus Anc_2.218), whose amino-acid sequence MESLYDVLGVASDASQSEIKKAYRKLALRYHPDKNNGDEKCHEAFQKISHAYGVLGDVAQRQRYDQSGDENESLQPTGSNAADLFSSFFNGGGVYPSGSSGGPGPSRGPSRGPNIIHELKCTLQDLYRGKVIKLALRRTAPCERCSLGAANVCSSCNGSGNITRIERVGPLTQTWSSTCNACQGQGRMSVDCSQCGGAQYLNERVVFKVHVKPGMHDGQTIVLDGEADQCVRDRLGHLTVAESGDVVIVIRELADAKFKRSALNKRENLFVDQVKVDLTTALTGGNVLLEDHPSGNLMKINILPGEFLPENCIKCVEGLGMPIDDTGQRGDLYIRFCTHSPLQLEPETIDKLREVLLNDKYVKTQRERELRDSDERVGDCVEVEEHVLNGLLTPTNNTVLDQFVARETGSENEDAPDRESKRRNKKRRHFRSPWENPSDGFWRAFESGRPAMDQNNCAMD is encoded by the coding sequence ATGGAGTCCCTCTACGATGTGCTAGGTGTTGCGAGCGATGCCTCGCAGAGCGAGATAAAGAAGGCGTACCGGAAACTCGCGTTGCGATACCATCCGGATAAGAATAACGGGGACGAGAAGTGTCACGAGGCGTTCCAGAAGATATCCCACGCGTACGGGGTGCTTGGGGACGTTGCCCAGCGGCAACGTTACGACCAGTCTGGCGATGAGAACGAGTCCCTGCAGCCCACGGGTAGTAACGCTGCGGATCTGTTCTCGTCCTTTTTCAACGGAGGGGGTGTATACCCCAGTGGCTCATCGGGTGGACCTGGCCCCAGCAGGGGTCCCAGCCGGGGCCCCAATATAATCCACGAGTTGAAATGCACTTTGCAGGACTTGTACAGGGGTAAAGTTATAAAGCTGGCTTTGAGACGGACTGCACCCTGTGAGCGTTGTTCCCTGGGGGCAGCAAACGTGTGTTCCAGTTGCAATGGATCCGGTAACATTACGCGGATAGAACGTGTGGGCCCCCTGACGCAAACTTGGTCGTCCACTTGCAATGCGTGTCAGGGCCAAGGTCGGATGTCAGTGGATTGCTCGCAGTGTGGTGGGGCGCAGTACTTGAACGAGCGTGTTGTGTTCAAAGTTCATGTAAAACCGGGCATGCACGATGGGCAGACCATTGTGTTGGATGGGGAGGCGGACCAATGTGTGAGAGACAGGCTTGGTCATCTGACTGTTGCAGAATCTGGGGATGTTGTGATTGTTATTAGAGAACTCGCAGACGCGAAGTTCAAGAGAAGTGCGTTGAACAAGAGGGAGAACTTGTTTGTTGATCAGGTTAAAGTTGACCTCACTACAGCGCTTACGGGAGGGAATGTACTCCTTGAAGACCACCCGAGTGGTAATTTAATGAAGATTAATATCTTGCCGGGGGAGTTCTTACCtgaaaactgtatcaaATGTGTTGAAGGGTTGGGCATGCCGATTGACGACACTGGGCAGAGGGGGGATCTGTACATCCGATTCTGCACACATTCACCTCTACAATTAGAACCAGAGACTATCGATAAATTGAGAGAGGTTCTTCTAAACGACAAATACGTCAAGACGCAACGCGAAAGAGAATTGAGAGACTCCGACGAAAGAGTGGGCGACTGTGTAGAGGTCGAGGAGCACGTACTCAACGGACTGCTGACCCCGACAAACAACACCGTTCTAGACCAGTTCGTTGCAAGGGAAACAGGTTCTGAGAACGAGGATGCGCCAGATCGGGAGTCAAAGCGTAGAAACAAGAAGCGGAGGCATTTCAGGTCTCCCTGGGAGAATCCCTCGGACGGGTTTTGGCGCGCATTTGAGAGTGGGAGACCTGCAATGGATCAGAACAACTGTGCCATGGATTGA
- the NIS1 gene encoding Nis1p (similar to Saccharomyces cerevisiae NIS1 (YNL078W); ancestral locus Anc_2.216), whose amino-acid sequence MGCFRSGAGHQQLQEDAMAHASDPLLDTFTRWSQYTGDSGGHHHRGVPLHTGRRVSRQVDFTNRSEYEQHKSRNKFIFHRGFSLRGSQRENRPTPPVRPKFHSQQGLQSFLEYVDLEELQLQDSLVQETRNVVPVFTPANIYGRNSKVGISRVIAPPMPPQRAPSVIKRHVLPSRTPSVKSTRAGADAVPPRPHDVPQRRTPHRSHTISTLPSRRDPPLVGLWARYLELVILQRTQLRVSLLRGEREGQDEREQRNAVPITVH is encoded by the coding sequence ATGGGTTGTTTTCGTAGTGGAGCGGGACATCAACAGCTCCAAGAAGACGCAATGGCTCACGCAAGCGATCCGTTACTAGACACGTTCACGAGATGGTCACAGTATACAGGTGACAGTGGGggccaccaccaccgcgGTGTACCCTTGCATACGGGGCGGCGAGTCTCCCGGCAAGTCGATTTCACCAACCGCAGCGAGTACGAGCAACACAAGTCCCGGAACAAGTTCATATTCCACAGAGGGTTCTCACTGCGTGGGTCCCAAAGGGAAAACCGGCCCACTCCTCCAGTTCGCCCCAAGTTCCACTCGCAGCAAGGGTTGCAGTCGTTCCTCGAGTACGTTGACTTGGAAgagttgcaattgcagGACTCCCTGGTCCAAGAGACACGCAACGTCGTCCCCGTGTTCACCCCAGCGAACATCTACGGCAGAAACTCAAAGGTCGGTATATCGAGGGTGATTGCCCCGCCAATGCCACCGCAGAGAGCACCATCGGTGATCAAACGGCATGTACTGCCCTCGAGAACACCGTCGGTGAAGTCTACGAGGGCGGGTGCCGATGCCGTTCCACCACGGCCCCACGATGTACCACAGCGCCGGACACCTCATAGGTCGCACACAATATCAACGCTACCATCGAGACGCGACCCACCTCTCGTGGGTCTCTGGGCACGGTACCTGGAACTCGTCATCCTCCAGAGAACACAACTCCGCGTCTCGCTTCTCCGGGGTGAACGTGAAGGGCAAGATGAGAGAGAACAACGAAACGCAGTGCCCATTACAGTACACTGA
- the EOS1 gene encoding Eos1p (similar to Saccharomyces cerevisiae EOS1 (YNL080C); ancestral locus Anc_2.214): MVVAGSADAAASNGVSARRQGGKAAGNGGSGNANQANASFKTLSLAHLTAIQHMLMAVCRDVSLLPPLYHGFASLRRAWRTSLQSGGLQLYEPQSLRNTLAIFWQTYRASSLASTSSTVPGATAGSVAPGSILLTTLITARASEYSLCSLWCLVSLYLSFATLDSLMVRWIVKYSTMAAILRMFSMSLILVTFELLLLSSLSPENDYYLHTWILISCVLTAAYIWQSYLTSDLQYVGAASNGRKRKSVTRHNKRTIDLYNITVFCVVPVGLASFITMLFLLRILFIQRLDVEQLARLLRDLSDDPSS, encoded by the coding sequence atggttgttgctggttcTGCCGATGCTGCTGCGAGCAACGGAGTGTCTGCGAGACGGCAGGGTGGTAAAGCTGCGGGCAATGGCGGCAGCGGCAACGCGAATCAGGCCAATGCATCCTTCAAGACCTTGTCGTTGGCCCACCTGACCGCTATACAACATATGCTGATGGCAGTATGCAGGGACGTGTCCCTTCTGCCACCTTTGTACCACGGGTTTGCGTCTCTGCGCCGGGCGTGGAGGACGTCGTTGCAAAGCGGTGGGTTGCAACTGTACGAGCCGCAGTCGTTGCGGAACACGCTTGCCATTTTTTGGCAGACGTACAGGGCGTCGTCACTTGCGTCGACGTCGTCCACGGTACCGGGTGCGACAGCTGGTTCTGTTGCACCGGGGAGTATACTGCTTACGACGCTGATAACGGCACGCGCTTCGGAGTATTCGCTTTGCTCGCTGTGGTGCCTCGTGTCGCTGTACCTGTCCTTTGCGACGCTGGACTCCCTCATGGTCCGGTGGATCGTGAAGTACTCCACCATGGCCGCTATCCTCAGGATGTTCTCGATGTCACTGATCCTCGTCACTTTCGAGCTTCTGTTGCTCAGTTCTTTGTCCCCCGAGAACGATTACTACTTACACACATGGATCCTCATCAGTTGTGTCCTTACGGCAGCGTACATATGGCAGAGCTACCTTACGTCGGATCTGCAGTACGTCGGTGCAGCGAGCAACGGCAGGAAACGCAAGTCGGTCACTCGCCATAACAAGAGAACTATAGACCTGTACAACATCACCGTGTTCTGCGTCGTCCCCGTGGGACTCGCCAGCTTCATCACCATGTTGTTCCTACTCAGGATCCTCTTCATCCAGAGACTAGACGTCGAACAACTCGCTAGACTGCTCAGGGATCTCAGCGATGACCCGTCCAGCTAA
- the SWS2 gene encoding mitochondrial 37S ribosomal protein uS13m (similar to Saccharomyces cerevisiae SWS2 (YNL081C); ancestral locus Anc_2.213) has translation MVVHILGKAFKGKEVVRIGLSSKFYGIGLPTAETVCSKLGFYPWMRMHQLSEPQILSIASELSHMTIEDDARAVVRANIAVKKRIGSYEGLRHALHLPVRGQKTKNNAKTARKLNKLDRKG, from the coding sequence ATGGTGGTGCATATCCTCGGTAAGGCATTCAAGGGCAAAGAGGTTGTGCGGATTGGTCTCTCCTCGAAGTTCTACGGGATCGGCCTCCCCACTGCAGAAACCGTCTGTTCGAAGCTTGGGTTCTACCCGTGGATGCGAATGCACCAACTATCGGAACCACAGATCCTCAGTATTGCGAGTGAGCTGTCACACATGACCATCGAGGATGATGCAAGGGCAGTCGTGCGCGCGAATATTGCAGTTAAGAAACGGATCGGGTCGTACGAGGGGCTGCGGCACGCTTTGCACTTGCCCGTTAGGGGccagaagacgaagaaTAACGCCAAGACGGCTAGGAAACTTAATAAGCTGGATAGGAAGGGGTGA
- the KNAG0M02060 gene encoding type I glyceraldehyde-3-phosphate dehydrogenase, which translates to MTVRVAINGFGRIGRLVLRIALSRKNIEVVAINDPFISNDYAAYMLQYDSTHGRYKGKVTHDDKHIIVDGHKISTFQERDPSSLPWGSLKIDICVDSTGVFKELDTAQKHIDAGAKKVVITAPSGTAPMFCMGVNEEKYDGQTIISNASCTTNGLAPMAKILDENFGIDEGLMTTVHSMTATQKTVDGPSHKDWRGGRTASGNIIPSSTGAAKAVGKVLPQLQGKLTGMAFRVPTVDVSVVDLTVKLNKDTTYDEIKKAFKNASEGKLKGIVGYTEDAVVSSDFIGDTHSTIFDATAGIQLGPRFVKLVSWYDNEYGYSTRVVDLVEHVGN; encoded by the coding sequence ATGACTGTCAGAGTTGCTATTAACGGTTTCGGTAGAATCGGTAGACTGGTTCTAAGAATTGCTTTGTCCAGAAAGAACATCGAGGTTGTTGCCATCAACGATCCATTCATCAGCAACGACTATGCTGCCTACATGTTGCAATACGACTCCACCCACGGTAGATACAAGGGTAAAGTCACCCACGATGACAAGCACATCATCGTCGATGGTCACAAGATTTCCACTTTCCAAGAGAGAGACCCATCGAGCCTGCCATGGGGTTCCCTAAAGATCGACATCTGTGTTGACTCTACTGGTGTCTTCAAGGAATTGGACACTGCCCAGAAGCACATCGACGCTGGTGCCAAGAAGGTTGTCATCACCGCCCCATCCGGTACCGCCCCAATGTTCTGCATGGGTGTCAACGAGGAGAAGTACGACGGTCAAACCATCATTTCCAACGCCTCCTGTACCACCAACGGGTTGGCCCCAATGGCCAAGATCTTGGACGAAAACTTCGGTATCGACGAAGGTTTGATGACCACCGTCCACTCAATGACTGCCACTCAGAAGACCGTCGACGGTCCATCCCACAAGGACTGGAGAGGTGGTAGAACCGCTTCCGGTAACATCATCCCATCCTCCACCGGTGCCGCCAAGGCTGTCGGTAAAGTCTTGCCTCAGTTGCAAGGTAAGTTGACCGGTATGGCCTTCAGAGTCCCCACCGTCGATGTCTCCGTCGTCGACTTGACCgtcaagttgaacaaggacaCCACCTACGACGAAATCAAGAAGGCCTTCAAGAATGCCTCCGAGGGTAAGTTGAAGGGTATTGTCGGCTACACCGAGGACGCCGTCGTCTCCTCTGACTTCATCGGTGACACGCACTCCACCATCTTCGACGCCACTGCCGGTATCCAATTGGGTCCAAGATTCGTCAAGTTGGTTTCCTGGTACGATAACGAGTACGGTTACTCCACCAGAGTCGTCGACTTGGTCGAACACGTCGGTAACTAA
- the CLU1 gene encoding translation initiation factor 3 subunit CLU1 (similar to Saccharomyces cerevisiae CLU1 (YMR012W); ancestral locus Anc_2.559) translates to MSSPASANENIKVNIKLPAVSGNHSNKKAEKITIQFNRETKIQTVLDVLALSPETKYLTNIDLKHNNRVLTDTETLSGLISEKDDSIEFAIQLKPYTAREALKHVIVLRDFIGFISETDDSISEFAASTGPKFPFLPLTDIRDKNVESKDDVEEVVDINKDGKKEEEKKKNIFHVSDEEKAKTASLVREITSNVGDCSVKKLLAAETKLITPCVRSISLSQYNPVPAHYKSKGHLLYLQIATLENENFQITAVPSGFFINKCSSTKFDPERKPSDEHTHFHNDTHYSLFSLLAAHSKKFVSHVQQMESKLGKLEAVTYVKPQTSFLHKPWLISNNPNALVGDYFMLQSEANDGSVSFIRNFNDEFQAIKDLPTETLPAKIETERLLAKLIHEFSVAATKDAMSIMYNNLVPMNPDAPELEQIFLKDNIFYSFVNDVTGTYQDKGGDEAARIAVNQDLLTISMLNKNEITDVRYLLTTVIDLAGKRVLAQTPVPGLLTNMGVENIKNDATGESDMRDLESDIVIKYGLDETSQTVVKDEDFDNLLSKKFVKLFHLKKAGEKDVCFSSQSKGIIGSDKRSYIMDLANTYPLDVKFARENFDNVQDKSERYPHRQTLLRPELVEKWWMSKVDGTENLDYEKALEENKFSYNSDAYQTEGVEDAAVDEMSNYLVGTVLPNVLDDYLKDNVSPPYSGEHLVETLHNNGINLRYLGKFATLAKANLSEQIAEHKEKLKQIAISNKDYEDWEASYLIKIEKMIKERQEEINKYVEAGKDVPAALKENLKLDDNEIRKPTNEEPFVVNRDALVPLIKISEVEMIARATKHILRYHSKRIPVVAVTSLVAYVFNLLFGFEYNETPAVEFVDEFYPVDHYDFSKLTRESLVSSIVKEIRVRFRYELSEDDLKEHLNNRYMLMREISYRFGIQWLNKDYFFTLEEFETYKSSQDKKSKQKLVAPITTFSKEDLTIIPRIKTSKYSSKTSDNFWNNGTTLITEEKQSEGLTLMAQGIAILEDIQGGIHTDVARKYTSMASIYSKMGFLPESVAFCRKACTIYERTCGVDSFEMLRSLFNLALLEIANDSPYNATLICHRIMTTLNAYHVNKFHHPTITTIYNQLEQIALGLESPQLAIEVLTKLCEIVVEWDGKEVISYAYIESHLGNLYATLKDYRAALEHISYAKDVFFNELGSNHTTTASSKQWVNGLSNMIKDLHQKKMLQTAQNDVASGKPYQSKKNHHAKKEEKPNPELADKSVDELLSFIEGDEEKGSKNSKPKNKKKNSKK, encoded by the coding sequence ATGTCCTCTCCAGCTTCTGCTAACGAGAACATCAAGGTTAATATTAAATTGCCAGCTGTGTCTGGCAACCATTCGAATAAGAAGGCTGAAAAAATCACTATCCAATTCAACAGGGAGACCAAGATCCAAACCGTGCTGGATGTATTGGCTCTATCTCCAGAGACGAAGTACCTGACCAACATCGATTTGAAACATAACAATCGTGTGCTAACCGATACTGAAACTTTGAGCGGCCTAATATCTGAAAAAGACGATTCTATCGAGTTCGCCATTCAATTGAAACCTTACACTGCAAGGGAAGCTTTGAAGCATGTGATTGTATTGCGTGATTTTATCGGATTTATCTCCGAGACGGATGACAGTATCTCTGAGTTTGCAGCCTCCACAGGTCCTAAATTCCCATTCTTGCCACTAACAGATATCAGAGATAAGAATGTTGAATCGAAGGATGACGTCGAGGAAGTAGTCGACATCAATAAGGATGGtaagaaggaggaggagaaaaaaaagaatatctTCCACGTTTCTGACGAAGAAAAGGCTAAAACGGCTAGTCTAGTCCGTGAGATCACTTCCAATGTTGGTGACTGCTCTGTGAAAAAATTGCTTGCCGCGGAGACTAAATTGATCACCCCCTGCGTTCGTTCCATTAGTTTATCACAGTACAACCCAGTCCCAGCACATTACAAATCGAAGGGACATTTGCTGTACTTACAGATTGctactttggaaaatgaaAACTTCCAAATTACCGCTGTCCCATCTGGGTTCTTTATTAACAAGTGTTCCTCGACAAAGTTTGACCCTGAGAGGAAACCTAGCGACGAGCATACACATTTCCACAACGACACCCATTACAGTCTATTCAGTCTGCTCGCTGCTCACTCCAAGAAATTTGTCTCCCATGTCCAACAAATGGAATCAAAATTGGGGAAATTGGAGGCTGTCACCTACGTTAAACCACAGACATCGTTCTTGCACAAACCTTGGTTGATCTCTAACAACCCTAATGCATTGGTTGGCGATTATTTCATGTTGCAAAGCGAAGCCAATGATGGATCCGTCTCCTTTATCAGAAACTTCAACGATGAGTTCCAAGCCATCAAGGATCTACCCACCGAGACTCTGCCAGCCAAAATCGAAACGGAAAGGTTGTTGGCGAAATTGATCCACGAGTTCTCTGTAGCGGCCACTAAGGATGCCATGTCGATAATGTACAACAACTTGGTTCCAATGAACCCTGATGCCCCTGAGCTGGAGCAGATTTTCTTAAAGGATAACATCTTCTACTCCTTCGTTAACGACGTGACGGGGACTTATCAAGATAAAGGCGGTGACGAGGCTGCGAGAATCGCCGTTAACCAAGACCTTTTGACCATCTCAATGTTAAACAAAAACGAGATCACAGATGTAAGATATTTGTTGACTACTGTTATTGATTTGGCTGGTAAAAGAGTGCTTGCCCAAACACCTGTCCCCGGGTTGCTAACAAACATGGGCGTCGAAAACATCAAGAATGACGCTACTGGGGAAAGCGACATGCGCGACCTGGAAAGTGACATCGTTATCAAGTACGGGTTGGATGAGACATCTCAAACAGTCGTCAAGGATGAAGATTTTGACAACCTGTTAAGTAAAAAATTCGTTAAGCTTTTccacttgaagaaagcgGGCGAGAAGGATGTCTGTTTCTCCTCGCAATCCAAAGGTATTATCGGCTCCGATAAGAGAAGCTACATCATGGACTTAGCCAACACGTACCCCTTGGATGTCAAATTTGCCAGAGAAAACTTTGACAACGTCCAGGACAAATCGGAAAGATATCCACACAGACAAACGTTGTTGCGTCCTGAATTGGTTGAGAAATGGTGGATGTCCAAAGTTGACGGCACTGAAAACCTAGATTATGAGAAGGCATTGGAGGAAAATAAATTTTCCTACAACAGTGATGCATACCAAACAGAGGGTGTAGAGGATGCCGCTGTCGATGAAATGTCCAACTACTTAGTGGGCACTGTTTTGCCAAATGTTTTGGACGACTATTTGAAGGATAACGTCTCGCCACCATACAGCGGCGAGCATTTGGTCGAAACTCTGCACAATAACGGTATAAATTTGCGTTATCTAGGTAAGTTTGCCACTCTGGCTAAGGCGAACTTGAGCGAACAAATCGCAGAACATAAGGAAAAACTGAAGCAAATTGCCATTTCCAACAAGGATTATGAAGACTGGGAAGCGTCATATTTGATAAAGATTGAAAAGATGATCAAAGAAAGACAAGAGGAGATCAACAAATACGTCGAGGCAGGCAAGGATGTGCCAGCagctttgaaggaaaacttgaaattggaCGATAATGAGATTAGAAAACCAACCAACGAAGAGCCATTTGTCGTCAACAGGGATGCGTTGGTGCCCCTAATCAAGATCTCTGAGGTTGAGATGATTGCACGTGCCACAAAGCATATTCTGAGATACCACTCCAAGCGTATCCCCGTCGTTGCCGTCACGTCATTGGTCGCTTACGTTTTCAACCTACTCTTTGGATTCGAATACAACGAGACCCCAGCTGTTGAATTCGTCGACGAGTTTTATCCAGTTGACCATTATGATTTCTCGAAGTTGACGAGGGAGAGTTTAGTCTCGTCCATTGTCAAAGAAATCCGCGTTCGTTTCCGTTATGAGCTCAGCGAGgacgatttgaaggaacaTTTGAATAACCGCTACATGCTAATGAGAGAAATTTCGTATAGGTTTGGTATCCAATGGTTAAACAAGGACTACTTTTtcactttggaagaatttGAAACTTACAAGTCTTCCCAAGATAAAAAGAGTAAGCAGAAGCTGGTTGCTCCTATCACCACTTTCTCTAAGGAAGATTTGACGATCATTCCACGTATCAAGACCTCAAAGTACAGTTCTAAGACAAGTGACAATTTCTGGAACAACGGTACAACGTTGATCACGGAGGAGAAGCAATCTGAGGGGTTAACTCTGATGGCCCAAGGTATTGCCATTCTAGAGGATATTCAAGGTGGCATCCATACTGATGTTGCTAGAAAATACACCTCGATGGCCAGTATCTACAGTAAGATGGGATTCCTTCCTGAATCCGTCGCGTTCTGCCGTAAAGCTTGTACGATTTACGAAAGAACCTGTGGTGTCGACTCCTTTGAGATGTTAAGGTCTCTGTTCAACCTGGCGTTGTTGGAGATTGCCAACGACAGTCCATACAACGCAACCTTGATTTGCCACAGAATCATGACTACATTGAATGCCTACCATGTCAACAAGTTCCACCACCCAACTATCACCACTATTTACAATCAACTGGAGCAGATAGCCCTAGGGTTAGAAAGTCCACAGTTGGCCATTGAAGTGCTGACCAAGTTGTGTGAAATTGTTGTGGAATGGGACGGTAAAGAAGTCATCTCGTACGCATACATTGAGTCTCATTTGGGTAACTTGTACGCTACTCTCAAGGACTACCGTGCCGCATTGGAACATATCTCTTACGCAAAGGACGTATTCTTCAATGAGCTAGGGAGCAACCACACTACGACTGCTTCTTCGAAGCAATGGGTTAACGGGTTGAGCAACATGATCAAGGACCTGCACCAAAAGAAGATGTTACAAACAGCTCAAAACGATGTTGCCAGCGGTAAACCTTACCAGAGCAAGAAAAACCATCACgccaagaaggaggaaaagCCAAACCCTGAGCTTGCCGATAAGTCTGTGGATGAATTGTTAAGTTTTATCGAAGGTGATGAGGAGAAAGGTTCGAAGAACTCCAAGCccaaaaacaagaagaagaactcgaagAAATAA